DNA sequence from the Prolixibacter sp. SD074 genome:
GTTTCAAACGATGATGTAAAAAATATGATTGAGAAATGGTCAAGTTAGTTTGGACTGAACTATCAACAGATGATTTAAAAGAAATCTTTGATTACATAGCAAAGGATTCTGTTCGATATGCGTCAATCACAGTAAATAAAATCTACAATCGAGCACAAGATATTATTGACAATCCTTACGTTGGACGGGTAGTTCCAGAGATAAATATGAAATTCATCAGAGAAGTGATTTCAGGAAATTATCGGATTGTGTACAAAATAATTAATGAATTTCAAGTTGATATTTTACGAGTTTATCATTCAGCAAGATTATTAAAAGCTGACAGATTGGAATAAGCAACATAGGCAAACAAATTAGGAATTAAGGCACAGTTGGGCCCTGAAAAAAGGCAGTAGGTTTGCATACTTACTGCCTTTTTTCAGGGCAACTGCGCTCAAAATGCACGCCCAATTGTGTTTTAATTCGTGTTGGGCTTAACCGTTGCTGTTCAAAGCTATACCCTATGGGGATTGAATGGTTTTCCTGCATCCTTTCCGTTGTTTTTCTGCTGCCGGTTGTGCTATTTTACCTGTTTTAGTGCTGGGACCCGGATATTGGGCACGTTTTTCGTTTTCCTCCGGACATACTTTTCCTGTTCAGCCAAAAACCAAAAGTTTTTAGCCGGTAAACCGGTTGTGCAATTTTTCAAAGAACGATTTCAGGGTAGGCACTATCCGGGTTTCCACGGAACATCTTTCACCAAACCGGCAAAACGCAACCTCCCTTTTTTGCATACCGGGCAGTTAGGCTGCCGGAAGTTTTGGATACATTCCAGGATTTTAGTCCACATTAAGCGATGATATCGGCGATTTTACCGCATTTGATTCAACTATGACACCCGATTATGTAACAACGGTTCAGGGAGCTGTTGGCCGGGTGAAGGAAATCAAGCCGGACGCCGTTATCATCGACGAGATGAGTGAATGGACACAGAAGGTGGATGCTGCCATGAAAAAGTGCAGCGATGCCTACAATAACGTGGCCTATTTTATTCGAAAGGCTTACAATGGTAACACGGCTGTTCAGAACCAGTTTGGTTTGAACGACTATATGAAAGTCCGCGACAGTCAGGCTAAAATGGTGTTGTTCATGGAAACGCTGGGCGACATGGGCACAGCGCATCACGACGAGTTGGTGGCCGCAGGATGCGGCGAAAGTGTGCTTACTTCCATTCCTGAAGTAGCCACCGAACTGCGCGAGGCCAATATCAACCAGGAGAAGTACAAAAAGGAGCGGGGCGTATTGACCCAGGAACGGGTACAACGCCTGAACGAGGTGTACCAGTTGCTGGTTCCCCTCAGCGAAGCCGCGCAAATCATCTATCGTGACGATCCGGCACGCCTGAACAAGTATACCCTGACCAGCGCAAAACCGGCAGGCGGCGCGGGCAGTTCGACTGACGACCTTTAAACTTTCATTCTCCGCCGGCCTGGTACCACTGGCGGGGAATTGAAAAATACAAAGGCCTCATTTGTGAAACAACATTTTATTGATAAATTAGAAACTCCTAACGCTTGGTTTTTTACCTAAACATAATTTGGCATACTTTTTTTGCCGGAAAATACGTTTAGTAATGAAACTAACTGAACCATTTACATGAAATCAGTGTGCATTTTTTTTAAGACGGAGAAAATTTGTTGGACGGATGGGAGAGACAAACAGTTTCCGCAAAAAAGAAGTAGTCGAAAGGACCTTTATAGCATATCTATAAAAACAACGAACCTCAACATTACTGTTGAGGCTCTAAATTTTTTCCTTCGGCATATAGCCTTATTGTGATTTGATGCAGTTCAAATGTAATAAATATTCTAAGAAATACAACTATGACAAAAGTAAAACTTGGTTTAGATATTGGTACCAACAGCATCGGATGGGCTGTTTTGGAAAAAGAAGATAGACTCCATCACTTTCTTAAAAAGCAGGTGGAAAATGGAAATGATATTCCAACAAAAGGAAGTTATATTTTCCCAAAGGGAGTTGATGGACAGGAAAAGTCAAAAGCAGCAACAAGGCGTGGCTTTCGAAGTGCCAGGCGACGTATTGACAGAACAAGACGAAGAAAAGTAACCACCTTGCAAGTCTTGTCAGATTATGGATTATGTCCAAAATTGTCGAAAGAAGAAATAAGCAATTGGCGATATAAGAAAAACTACCCGTGCAACAATGTTGAATTCATCAAATGGCAACGTACTGGCACCAAAGGTGGTGATATAGAAACTGAAAAATATAAGCAGCCGTATTACCTCCGTTATTTGGCAGCTACAAAAGAGGGATTGATGGATTCTCAAATTGGGCGCTTCCAATTAGGGCGTGCATTTTACCATTTAGCCCAGCGCAGGGGATACCTTTCGCAAGAGGAGGAACAGGCTGATGATGCGATTGAACAATTCAAAATTGCCATTAGCAAATTACTGGAAGAACATACAAACGCTCCATCTTTTTCTGAACCGTTTGAAGCCGTCGCTGAAATGTACAAAAATGATAAAAAGGCCAAATCATTGGCTGCTAAAATCAGACGGCAACTAAAGAAAGAATCCTCTTTTCCCATAATAATTGAGTTTATTGAGAAGGAGTTTAATAAAAAGGAGAACCTAGGGAAAGTGGCAACTGAAATCAATGAGTTGTCACAGCAGATTGCAAATAGTGGACAACCAACGTTAGGTTGCTATTTCTACTCTATCTATGGATGGAAGCATGATGATGGAACGACTCAACGAATTAGGGGGAAATACATCGATCGGGAAAAACATTATTTGCACGAGTTTAATTATATCTGCGACAAACAAAAGATTGATGCAGAATTAAGAGAAAAACTTCGATTCGCCATTTTTTACCAACGTCCGCTGAAGAGTCAAAAAGATTTAGTTGCAAAATGTCCTCTGGAACCAGAGCGGAAACGAATTGCAATTTCTCATCCCCTGTTTGAAG
Encoded proteins:
- a CDS encoding type II toxin-antitoxin system RelE/ParE family toxin — encoded protein: MVKLVWTELSTDDLKEIFDYIAKDSVRYASITVNKIYNRAQDIIDNPYVGRVVPEINMKFIREVISGNYRIVYKIINEFQVDILRVYHSARLLKADRLE